The nucleotide window TTACGACGGTATATCCGTATATATATAAAGTTCCATCATTTTAGCACATAGAAAATAACGATGgatacaaaaacaaaatataaaattataagtaaAATAGAAGTTATGATTTAACTAAATGAATTTTCTAAGACATTGGCTAAGAGAgttaaaatatatgtttttttacTCTTtggtattaatttaaaaaaaatatatatttgtggATGCAATGTTAAATACATTGTGATCAATTGTAATAACACGAAAACTCATATTTAACTTcatgtaaagttgatagttaaaagtcattaaataatttgatatgtttgattaaattgtcatctaacgactctcaactCTCAACTCTCAAATATCAAATTCATACTGTACTTGAGTTTCTTATAATAATAGTGATATACCATCCTAATTAGGGTAAAAATCTCAATAATTAAGAGTTTTCCAATGATAGGAAAAGTTAGTCACGAGTGACCACCCTCCATATCCTAATAAGTAGCATGCATTGTGTGTATTCatatgcattattattattgcataaGGCACCATCCATGGCTAGATTCTCTTGcaccaaaattattattattttcttctatgttcttctttttcttcttctatcatGTACTACACTCCAAAATACCAAAACCAAAGTGAAGGCTTTTCCACTTCACACCAATGGAAGGTGGATAGtggatgaagaagaaggagggaaGAGGGTGAAGCTTGCATGTCTTAGTTGGATGGCCCATGGGCTTGCTGTAGTGGCTGAGGGCCTAAGCAAGCAACCACTTGATTCCATTACAAAGAGGATAAGGCCCATGGGCTTTAACTGTATTAGACTCACTTGGCCTCTTGAATTAGTCATCAATGAGTCTCTTGCTTCTCTCACGGTTAAAGAATCATTTAACAGGCTTGGGCTTTTTGATGATATTAATGGTATTCAAGCCCACAACCCCTCTATCTTAGACCTTCCCCTCATCAATGCTtttcaggtaattttttatgataaaccTTCTCAATCTATGGCATgtttagtttttttctttttctgttttatttttaatatttgtgtgttttatgtgaaattaatagtgaaaataagaaatagaaACGAAgtgaaattttattatttttaaaaatttatgttgaaaataaaaataaaaatagaaaccaatgttttattttcatGGAGTTCTATAATCTTTTTACTCTAAAAGCAAAAAGAATTATGTTGGCAAATTCAGATGTTTCTTACTTTTTAGTAAGTGTAGCTGGTATTCATGTGAAGTATTTAAAAAGCATTTATTTATTAGAGGAAATAAAAGTTTCCATTTTTTCATGCAtgttatcaataattcaatacTTAGGCcctttaaaaatagtttattaaaactaattttctAAAAACAGATTTGTAAAATTTGTGATTGCCatgtttggtaaataaaaatataagtgaTTTTCAACTACAAAAGTTGTGTCTAGTAAAATTGTTATATATTTAACATGACTTTAGTAGACATAATATAACCGTAATAAATAGTATTAATAAATATACGAttcattaatatataaaattatattagattttttaactttaaaaagtataaattaatttcagaaaatatctttatagaACTATAGATGATTTCAAAACCATCTATATTTTCTTAAAAGTATAgtcacataatattttttaatctgtcaagcaaaaaataagatatttattaCTTTTCAAAAGGATaaactcttttttaaaaaaattcccaCTTTAATCCTAATGTTGGTTTCTAGtctcaaaaaataaattgaccactcttcattattttattttattttattcactagtaatattcttttctaaatatatatatatttttttttgtgtgcatATTTACTAATTTACCTCAGACAGTGGTGAAAAGCCTAGGAGACAACAATGTGATGGTGATTTTGGACAACCACTGTACGAAACCATCAATGTGTTGTTCTGAAACAGACCAAAATGGGTTCTTTGGAGACAAGTATTTTGATCCACATGTTTGGATCAAAGGCCTTACCAAAATGGCCACCATGTTTAATGGAGTCACTAATGTTGTGGCTATGAGCTTAAGAAATGAGCCAAGAGGTCCCAGATCCAACCTCAAAGATTGGTACAGGTAACTAGGTTTCCAATCTACCCTAACTACTTCTGATGATTGCATTAAATACTATTTCTctctaaaagataaaaaattttcaaatatatttaaaaCACTAGTATTTCAGTGATTTTAAcagtaaattttaattaatatattacatattttttttataattgaaataaCAATTAAAACTACTAGAACATTAGTATTGTTCTAggtacatttaaaattttttcaaaattttatttggttactaggacaaaaacaaaaagtattatactttttttcaaTCTAAAAAAAGACTATTCTCTGTATTTTCTAAAAGTagcaataaaaaatacttttttttttatctctatatgtttgtctctttgtatttgtattcctatctcaaaaatagaatttaaagcATATActtaaaattctaaatcttatGCATACTTAATTTCAcagtaaaaaatatatagtagttaactttattattaaaaaattattaatttttttctctcaataattgaaacataaaacGATTTCAAAACATATTTTACTTTAAAGAACGACAAACAAGcttttataaattgaatttttttaaccaagaagccattataattaacattttttttataaaaatcataatttataaattttatacacaaaattaattttgttcaaaaaaaaaaaaacctaaccTACCCTTAACTAACATTTGAACTTCCTGGTTAtcattatattttatcttaacTTCATTATTCTTAATGCAATTGTTGGCCgtcaaaaaataaaactataaagTATTAAACggcttttaaataattaatcttgATACGCTGATATTCTGATAATATAAAAGTTTTACATGACAATCCAAATAAATTCATACGTTTAAATACTTTTaagtaataaatttaaaaattaatatttttcatttaagatatAACAATATAATACGCTATTAAACGTATgtataaaattaaactctttttatattttcagtatatagaaattaaattctttaaataataatacattaaTATTGCTAGGTACATGGCTGAAGGAGCAGAAGCCGTTCATGGTGCAAATCCAAATGTTCTAGTAATTATTTCTGGCCTAGTTTGGGATCAAGACTTATCATTTCTTAAGAATCAACCATTAAAACTCTCTTTCAATGGAAAACTAGTATTTGAGGTACACCAATATAGCTATGGGAAAGGCCCAGGTTGGCAAATTGAGAATCCAAACAAAATGTGTGCAAAGATCTTAGGAGAGGCAATGAGGAACTCTAGCTTCTTACTGGAGCAAGGTCGACCAGTGATGTTGAGTGAGTTCGGCGTGAACATGAAAGGCAGTAACTTGGGTGATAATAGGTTTTTGAATTGCTATTTGGGTATGTTGGCTGAACTTGACATGGATTGGGCTTTGTGGACACTTGTTGGCAGTTATTACATTAGAAATGGAGATTTTATAGTTGGAGCTGGTGAGGTTTATGGTGTTCTTAATGAGGATTGGATTAGGGTTAGGAATGCAAGTATATTGCACAAGATCTCAGCTGTTCAACTTCCTTTTAGaggtaaaatattatttgttcatacattcataatttaatgtatttattaattacaccaaaattttctaaataaaccataattattaaaattgaaccGATAATTAATCCGATCATACGATCGGGTCAATGAATTACTGGTTTAATTGATGGGTTACTAATTTATCCAATTAATTATCGTCACTGAGAGATTGAGAAATATAAAGATACAGAAATAAAAGAATTGCCATTGgacaaaattcatgcaattttttttcataaaaaaaaccactaaaaaaaacattttattttatgttatcttAATATCATATCTTagtattttaacttttaaaaaataattaaatagaaatttcccattttataaattttggtcACCCCAACTATATTCCTATTTACATGCAGGGCCAGGATTGTCATCAAAAGCTAAGCAACACAAAGTGATTTTTCATCCGTTGACCGGTCTATGTGTTTTGACAAAGTCAACAGTTGACCCATTAAGATTGGGACCTTGTTCTAATTCTGATCATTGGCAATACAAACCACAAGAGAAAAAGCTATCAATAGAAGGTACCCTTTTGTGTTTGAAAGCATATGGAGAAGGGAAGGCACCAAAACTTGGAAGAGAATGTTCAAGTCCCAATTCAACATGGAAAATGGTGTCTGATTCTAAGATGCACCTCTCATCTAGAGTCAACAAAAATGGTTCCAGTGTTAGGGTTTGTTTGGATGTAGACACTACTAATAACATCATTGTTACCAATACTTGTAAGTGCTTAACCACACATAAGTCATGTGATGCTGAAAGTCAATGGTTTAAGCTTGTTGATAGTGTGGGAGGAGGAgtttaaactaaataaatgatGTATGCTCCATTATTCTACTAAATAAATTTGGAAAATTTTAGACCATACCACAGTAAATTAGTAATTCTCTTAAATTAACACATAAAATTTGAGTGAGTTGCCCTAATCTGTAATACACTTGTGTAATTCACTATTCATTCATGAgtactaaataattttattaacttGGTTACTTCAAAGTTTAGTGCAATAATACTCTATATTCTTCTAATTGACAAAATGagaatgatttttttatgaaagatgtttgattatattatagtgtattatatatattgtttaaagtttaacatattataaataaaacaagCATATCGAATTCAATTTCATATTATGAAGTATGGATACTGACACGAATATACGATATAATATGATACGAAATATATGgatatacaaatttaaaatttgtataagATACAAAAATatggtatatatataaaatataaaatattttttatatatattataatgatattttagtgtgtgatggtatttaagtgtgtttATGTGTGGTgaagagttttttatttttaattaaggtATGGTTAGATACGAAAGACATACATGTTAAATAAGTATCGATAAGTGGTGTCCAAAACGTATCCTACATGTAGACACagcaaataaaaaaagtgtAAGACACACGTGTTAGACGGGTATTCGATCATATTCGAAATGTGTCTCACACGCAGACACGACAAATCAGATCCGTACTTTGTAGCTTTCATATTATCCTACTATTATTTGTTTTAGAATCGATTACCAAGAAAGTAGAGAGTTCTGGAGGTGACCTAAATGAAAGAGTAGCGATGTATGAACTATGATTGAAATCTTAAAATGTTAGTTGGTTAGTTATTTTAATGTAATGAATTTTTAATGTAGTAACGATGAATATTATGTAAatcttttttacaaaattctaaaaatcaaGTTCGTTATTGAAttaatagaattaaaaatttaaaaatttaattgaaaataaattaggtataacaaaataatatatttataaataatatatattttagattttttttaatgttttattattttaaaaatattaactgTTAAAAATTATATCACTCAGTTAAAAATTCTTTGACCGAtgtattgttaattaattttttttatttaaatcagaCCAATCTAATAATTGATTCAAAATTAACAGAGTTAAACTGACCGATTGAATTTGATTCTCATGATTTCTGGTATTGAAGTTGCGTACTTTTTAATTCCTAGGTGGAGGTGGGGACCACTTAATTAATAtaggattttgatttctagtttTGACCCAACAAGATGTGGCTGTGTTTCTTCCATTCTTGGGGTAATTGATTAGTGCGGCTAATATGTGACCACTTAAAATGTACTTATTTCACATATTTGCCACCCAACTCATTACTCATCCTATTATGTAATAAATCCGTATAtcatttaattgaaaaatactGTATGTAAATCAAAATGTGAGTTCTACTTTGattaacttttataatttataattttatcttttatttaaaattcttttaccttttttattttttaataaaaaaaataccaatacATTTTAGGAATGGCTAGAATGTTACTATTTCACTTATCTATGCCAAAATACTTTTAGAATTTTGCAGTAAAACATGCTGTGCATATTATTAACATATTGCCAAATCAATTTCTcgataaaaaattatcttttgaacttcttttcaattacattttttatctgtccaatttaaaatatttttggtgtcTTGTCTATGTCTCAACTTTTATTAATGgaagaattaaattggattcaagagcataaaaatatatttttttagattaaaaaaatgaacaaaaagattaaatataattttttgttgaaccCGTCATTAATGAACCAGCTCATTCTGTAAATGCTGCTGAAGAATCTCAAAATCATGCATCACATATATCAAATCCAAACCTTCAACCAATTGAACTCAGAAAAtcaacaagaattaaaatattatcaaacTATCTCAAAGACTATCATTATAAAACAACACAGTTTTTAGTTTCTAGTTTCATTAATCTTTTTTGTAGGTATCTAGTTTTATAACAAATTTCTTATGATGCACTAAGTCCAAAACAATAAGATGTTAGCGCAGTTAAAAATgtgaattagaaaaaaaaaattgaaaaagatgaaaattgtGATTGATTCATCTACGTTTTTGCATTACATACCAGGGTAGGGGGCAATGATTCCCTAACTTGataatttttatacaaaagtttatttattttacagtttAGCCTTTCTAATTTTAtgtcttttctctcttctcaagtTATTTATTGCATGTTGGCTCcttctattaaaaatttttttagctCCACCTTGATTACACAAGAGTAGCAGTTCTCTAACAATCCAATAGACTGACtgcactaattttttatattgagctaacaactaactaacttaatctgcctaactaacTTTGTCAACTAACAATTCTAACTAACTAagactaactaactaataagTTCAGCTCTCTAAGTCTATTAACTTAGGCTACAACACTAGTCACTTTAAGAGGTGTTATCCATTTCCACAGTAAAATGATAAGAACTGAGGTGGAAATTGAATTTTTCTATCCCTCTTTTGACAGCAAGAATCTCTTTGTAAGTGGCATGGTAATGTTTTTCGGATTCTTTGAACTTCCCGCTAGCATGTGCACAATAGTGTCTAGTCCCATCAATTTCTTCAAGCAGCACAGCTCCCCAGAATTCATCACTAGCATCTGTCTGCAATATTCTTTTTCCTGTGCTGGGAATCTTTAAAGGAGGGGGGTCTTGTGCTATCTTCTTCAGGGTTTTGACAGCTGTGGTTTGTTCTGGTCCCCAAGGTGGGGGCTTCTTTTGCAAGAGTTTTGACAGCTGGCTGGTATGTTTAGTCACATCTGGGATAAAGTCTCTGATGTAGTTGACGATTCCCAAGAATTGTTGGACTTGTTTGACTGTCATGTTCTCATCAGGGAAGTTGATTAGCCCTTTGGCAATGTGTTCCCCTGGTTGAAAAAACCCATCTTCAAAAACCATTCCAAGaaattcaattcttttcttgGCAATAGAGCTCTTTTTTGCTGATAGCATAATTTCCCGATctttgatgatttgagtgaattggGCCAGAAGTGCCTTGTGGGCTTCATTGTCTTTTGAGAACAGTAATATATCATCAATATAAATAAGTGTGGAGTGTAATATGGGCTCAAAGATTTTTGTCATGGCTTTTTGGAAAAGAGACGGGGCTACTTTGAGTCCAAATGGCATTACTGTCCATTAATATTGGGCTTCAGAGATACAGAATGCTGTCTTGTATCTATCTTCAGGGTGGAGCCCAATTTGCCAAAAACCCGCTTTTAAATCGAACTTGCTGAATATTTTTGCTCCGCTTAACCTTTGTGTAGTAACTGAGATTTTTGGTAAGGGAAACTTGTCATCTTGTAAGAAGACATTAAGTGGCTTATAATCAATAACAAGCCTCTTCTTCCCCCTGTTCTGCTCAGCCCTTTTTTTCAATATAGAATGCTTGACATGCCCAATTGGATTTGGTTGGTTCAATGAGTCCTTGGACAAGGAGAGCTGCACATTCAGCTCTTGCCAGTTTTAGATCTTCAGGGTTCATTCCTGAATGCGTGGCTTTTGTTGGATTGATGTCTTCATTCTTCTTGAAAGGGAGACGGACATAGAATTCTGGATTTTTCCACAAAGGTGCAGGGTGGTTGAATTGGTCATGACTGTCGCAACAAGCACTGATGAGTAGTTGTTGGATCTCCCTGTATTCCTCTGGAGCTTCTTGGATTTCAAGAATGCTTTGCATCCCTAAAAAAGGCAAAAACTGCCCTTTATAAGTTAAGCCGGTGGGTTTGATATGCATTCCATGGGTTCTGAAGAATGCATCAAATCCAAAAAAACATCTTTGTCTGGGAGGTAGCTTCCCAATACTCTGAGCCAAGTGATCTGGCCTGCAAATATCTCCAATCCAATGGGCTGTTTAGAGATAAGATTGATGGTGAAGATTTCACTGTTGGCTGCTGTGAATGTCTTCGAAATAGGTGCCCACATTTCCTTTGGCAAAACATGTGGCCTTAAGACAGTGGCGCAAGATCCAGTATCTAGCAATGCAACAGCCTTTGTGGGTTTGTCATAGATGGATGTCTTGACTTTTAGATCAAAATGGGGACGAGGAGTGCCATCAATCTGCTTCATTCCTAAGGATCCAAGATATCCAAGTTCTTCTTCTGGGAAATTTGATCCTTTAGGAATCTTTGTAGTAATGGAGGCCATGGGTGGTGCTAAGGAGGATATAGAAAAGATTGACCTTTTTGGTGGAAAGTCTTCTTCTGAATCAGAGTCTTGGAAAACATATTCAGTTTCCCCGTCTTTAACTTCTTGTTCTTCAAGTACTAATTCAAGGTCTTCTCCATCTTCAATGGAAGCTGCATCCATTAAGGATTGAAGCATCTTTATCTCCTTTTTTGTCTTGTGGGGACANNNNNNNNNNNNNNNNNNNNNNNNNNNNNNNNNNNNNNNNNNNNNNNNNNNNNNNNNNNNNNNNNNNNNNNNNNNNNNNNNNNNNNNNNNNNNNNNNNNNNNNNNNNNNNNNNNNNNNNNNNNNNNNNNNNNNNNNNNNNNNNNNNNNNNNNNNNNNNNNNNNNNNNNNNNNNNNNNNNNNNNNNNNNNNNNNNNNNNNNNNNNNNNNNNNNNNNNNNNNNNNNNNNNNNNNNNNNNNNNNNNNNNNNNNNNNNNNNNNNNNNNNNNNNNNNNNNNNNNNNNNNNNNNNNNNNNNNNNNNNNNNNNNNNNNNNNNNNNNNNNNNNNNNNNNNNNNNNNNNNNNNNNNNNNNNNNNNNNNNNNNNNNNNNNNNNNNNNNNNNNNNNNNNNNNNNNNNNNNNNNNNNNNNNNNNNNNNNNNNNNNNNNNNNNNNNNNNNNNNNNNNNNNNNNNNNNNNNNNNNNNNNNNNNNNNNNNNNNNNNNNNNNNNNNNNNNNNNNNNNNNNNNNNNNNNNNNNNNNNNNNNNNNNNNNNNNNNNNNNNNNNNNNNNNNNNNNNNNNNNNNNNNNNNNNNNNNNNNNNNNNNNNNNNNNNNNNNNNNNNNNNNNNNNNNNNNNNNNNNNNNNNNNNNNNNNNNNNNNNNNNNNNNNNNNNNNNNNNNNNNNNNNNNNNNNNNNNNNNNNNNNNNNNNNNNNNNNNNNNNNNNNNNNNNNNNNNNNNNNNNNNNNNNNNNNNNNNNNNNNNNNNNNNNNNNNNNNNNNNNNNNNNNNNNNNNNNNNNNNNNNNNNNNNNNNNNNNNNNNNNNNNNNNNNNNNNNNNNNNNNNNNNNNNNNNNNNNNNNNNNNNNNNNNNNNNNNNNNNNNNNNNNNNNNNNNNNNNNNNNNNNNNNNNNNNNNNNNNNNNNNNNNNNNNNNNNNNNNNNNNNNNNNNNNNNNNNNNNNNNNNNNNNNNNNNNNNNNNNNNNNNNNNNNNNNNNNNNNNNNNNNNNNNNNNNNNNNNNNNNNNNNNNNNNNNNNNNNNNNNNNNNNNNNNNNNNNNNNNNNNNNNNNNNNNNNNNNNNNNNNNNNNNNNNNNNNNNNNNNNNNNNNNNNNNNNNNNNNNNNNNNNNNNNNNNNNNNNNNNNNNNNNNNNNNNNNNNNNNNNNNNNNNNNNNNNNNNNNNNNNNNNNNNNNNNNNNNNNNNNNNNNNNNNNNNNNNNNNNNNNNNNNNNNNNNNNNNNNNNNNNNNNNNNNNNNNNNNNNNNNNNNNNNNNNNNNNNNNNNNNNNNNNNNNNNNNNNNNNNNNNNNNNNNNNNNNNNNNNNNNNNNNNNNNNNNNNNNNNNNNNNNNNNNNNNNNNNNNNNNNNNNNNNNNNNNNNNNNNNNNNNNNNNNNNNNNNNNNNNNNNNNNNNNNNNNNNNNNNNNNNNNNNNNNNNNNNNNNNNNNNNNNNNNNNNNNNNNNNNNNNNNNNNNNNNNNNNNNNNNNNNNNNNNNNNNNNNNNNNNNNNNNNNNNNNNNNNNNNNNNNNNNNNNNNNNNNNNNNNNNNNNNNNNNNNNNNNNNNNNNNNNNNNNNNNNNNNNNNNNNNNNNNNNNNNNNNNNNNNNNNNNNNNNNNNNNNNNNNNNNNNNNNNNNNNNNNNNNNNNNNNNNNNNNNNNNNNNNNNNNNNNNNNNNNNNNNNNNNNNNNNNNNNNNNNNNNNNNNNNNNNNNNNNNNNNNNNNNNNNNNNNNNNNNNNNNNNNNNNNNNNNNNNNNNNNNNNNNNNNNNNNNNNNNNNNNNNNNNNNNNNNNNNNNNNNNNNNNNNNNNNNNNNNNNNNNNNNNNNNNNNNNNNNNNNNNNNNNNNNNNNNNNNNNNNNNNNNNNNNNNNNNNNNNNNNNNNNNNNNNNNNNNNNNNNNNNNNNNNNNNNNNNNNNNNNNNNNNNNNNNNNNNNNNNNNNNNNNNNNNNNNNNNNNNNNNNNNNNNNNNNNNNNNNNNNNNNNNNNNNNNNNNNNNNNNNNNNNNNNNNNNNNNNNNNNNNNNNNNNNNNNNNNNNNNNNNNNNNNNNNNNNNNNNNNNNNNNNNNNNNNNNNNNNNNNNNNNNNNNNNNNNNNNNNNNNNNNNNNNNNNNNNNNNNNNNNNNNNNNNNNNNNNNNNNNNNNNNNNNNNNNNNNNNNNNNNNNNNNNNNNNNNNNNNNNNNNNNNNNNNNNNNNNNNNNNNNNNNNNNNNNNNNNNNNNNNNNNNNNNNNNNNNNNNNNNNNNNNNNNNNNNNNNNNNNNNNNNNNNNNNNNNNNNNNNNNNNNNNNNNNNNNNNNNNNNNNNNNNNNNNNNNNNNNNNNNNNNNNNNNNNNNNNNNNNNNNNNNNNNNNNNNNNNNNNNNNNNNNNNNNNNNNNNNNNNNNNNNNNNNNNNNNNNNNNNNNNNNNNNNNNNNNNNNNNNNNNNNNNNNNNNNNNNNNNNNNNNNNNNNNNNNNNNNNNNNNNNNNNNNNNNNNNNNNNNNNNNNNNNNNNNNNNNNNNNNNNNNNNNNNNNNNNNNNNNNNNNNNNNNNNNNNNNNNNNNNNNNNNNNNNNNNNNNNNNNNNNNNNNNNNNNNNNNNNNNNNNNNNNNNNNNNNNNNNNNNNNNNNNNNNNNNNNNNNNNNNNNNNNNNNNNNNNNNNNNNNNNNNNNNNNNNNNNNNNNNNNNNNNNNNNNNNNNNNNNNNNNNNNNNNNNNNNNNNNNNNNNNNNNNNNNNNNNNNNNNNNNNNNNNNNNNNNNNNNNNNNNNNNNNNNNNNNNNNNNNNNNNNNNNNNNNNNNNNNNNNNNNNNNNNNNNNNNNNNNNNNNNNNNNNNNNNNNNNNNNNNNNNNNNNNNNNNNNNNNNNNNNNNNNNNNNNNNNNNNNNNNNNNNNNNNNNNNNNNNNNNNNNNNNNNNNNNNNNNNNNNNNNNNNNNNNNNNNNNNNNNNNNNNNNNNNNNNNNNNNNNNNNNNNNNNNNNNNNNNNNNNNNNNTACTTGCTTTCACTAGTAataccttcttcttcctcttataAGAGTTAGGCTCTGATACCACAGGGGTGAATCTCCAGTACTTCAGGAGAACAATGAAACAATACATTGTTTGCTTATCCCAATCACTCTTTGTAACCATGAAAACGAGTGAGATTAAAGGGTCCGAGCAAAACTTAGCATTATAACATTGAGTCCCTTTTCCACTATGAGAAATTCCCATGGATCCTTTCCATGCCATTTTCTGATGAGCAGGATCCCCTTTTAGAGGCAAGCTCAGAGCATATTTTTATGGCACTGGATTGAGGAAGAAGGAAATAACACTAGCTAAGCTTTCAGAGAGAGAACGAGAATTTTTAGAACATTTTGTAAGATAGAAAAAGTGGATATATTACAATGTTCATTCAAGTCTGATTACAAATGGGGATGAGTTCCTCATTTTATAGAGGTCTCTAGATAGAACTGATATCTTACAAAATCTAAACAAACCTATCTTACAATGCCAACTGGAGGATAAGGATAAGCCTTATCTTACGAAATCTAAACAAACCTATCTTACAATGCCAACTGGAGGATAAAGATAAGCCTTATCTTACGAAATCTAAACAAACCTATCTTACAATGCCAACTGGAAGATAAGGATAAGGATAAGCCTTATCTTCTAACTTTTCTGAGACATGTGACGAAAGTCACTTTATTCTAGCACACTTAATAATTATACATAGTGGGGCCATTGCTTTAATAAAGGGACGGTTTGAAATAGTCTTCTGGAAGGGTCCCATCTCCATCTGAGAATGATGAATCAGAAGCTGGATTGGTAGTCCCTAGGTAGAGAAATGGGTCTTCAGTATTTCCTTCATTTGGATCTTGGGCATCTTGCAGGTATGGGTCATATGGGTCTGATTTTGGGCCTTCAGCATCATCGGGTATTCCTGCATCAACTCTGGTTGGGCTTGGTGGTAAAGCATACACCCTTCCACCTAGATCTTCAGAATTCAGATCTTCTTCAGAATTTCTGTTTGGGACATGTGTAGACGTGCTGGGTTGGTCTCTTGGTGCATAAAAAGAGTACTGTCCAAATTGATTGATTATTCCTGAAGTT belongs to Arachis duranensis cultivar V14167 chromosome 8, aradu.V14167.gnm2.J7QH, whole genome shotgun sequence and includes:
- the LOC107463626 gene encoding glycosyl hydrolase 5 family protein translates to MARFSCTKIIIIFFYVLLFLLLSCTTLQNTKTKVKAFPLHTNGRWIVDEEEGGKRVKLACLSWMAHGLAVVAEGLSKQPLDSITKRIRPMGFNCIRLTWPLELVINESLASLTVKESFNRLGLFDDINGIQAHNPSILDLPLINAFQTVVKSLGDNNVMVILDNHCTKPSMCCSETDQNGFFGDKYFDPHVWIKGLTKMATMFNGVTNVVAMSLRNEPRGPRSNLKDWYRYMAEGAEAVHGANPNVLVIISGLVWDQDLSFLKNQPLKLSFNGKLVFEVHQYSYGKGPGWQIENPNKMCAKILGEAMRNSSFLLEQGRPVMLSEFGVNMKGSNLGDNRFLNCYLGMLAELDMDWALWTLVGSYYIRNGDFIVGAGEVYGVLNEDWIRVRNASILHKISAVQLPFRGPGLSSKAKQHKVIFHPLTGLCVLTKSTVDPLRLGPCSNSDHWQYKPQEKKLSIEGTLLCLKAYGEGKAPKLGRECSSPNSTWKMVSDSKMHLSSRVNKNGSSVRVCLDVDTTNNIIVTNTCKCLTTHKSCDAESQWFKLVDSVGGGV